The following coding sequences lie in one Ostrea edulis chromosome 8, xbOstEdul1.1, whole genome shotgun sequence genomic window:
- the LOC130049491 gene encoding uncharacterized protein LOC130049491 isoform X2: MTSQRRMHWKCGGTLLALIIAIYCFVKYMHSPAIETYSGTVTTCDNLENIFRTEKTQIMDSDLQATPIFPETKTDKCIKTVKWKFLEYFSKAEENGFKHCIRKNAYPKRLLKYYFERLNRNITSKFFSFLKGKSDVVVVEIGGFTGQLLQKLVPITGAKTYAVLEPVPSFFDKLNTHIDMLNLNSIVKTYNFGLGKTYKEISVDIRGDGTSIFQTLPSKKTERIKIVNVVDFFVQPHHDVPTVGNYICRYCRLRGLLARTHEIEYEYPHIWEAWKRKKIN; this comes from the exons ATGACGTCTCAAAGACGGATGCATTGGAAATGTGGCGGAACTCTTCTGGCTTTGATCATTGCAATTTATTGCTTTGTCAAATATATGCATTCGCCTGCAATTGAAACATATTCAGGAACAGTTACCACGTGTGATAATTTAGAGAATATTTTCAGAACAGAGAAGACCCAGATTATGGACTCAGATTTACAAGCCACACCAATCTTTCCTGAAACGAAAACAGATAAATgcataaaaactgtaaaatggAAATTTCTTGAATACTTTTCAAAAGCGGAAGAAAACGGTTTCAAACACTGTATCCGGAAAAATGCATATCCCAAAAGGTTATTGAAATACTATTTCGAACGTTTAAACAGAAATATCACGTCTAAATTTTTCTCCTTCCTCAAAGGAAAATCCGACGTCGTAGTCGTTGAAATCGGGGGATTCACTGGCCAGCTTTTACAGAAACTGGTACCCATAACTGGAGCGAAGACTTACGCTGTTTTGGAACCAGTTCCTTCTTTTTTTGACAAGTTAAACACGCACATTGATATGTTGAATTTAAATTCAATAGTGAAAACGTACAACTTTGGTCTCGGGAAAACTTACAAAGAAATATCTGTCGATATCCGGGGAGACGGAACTTCCATTTTTCAGACTTTACCATCGAAAAAGACCGAgaggattaagattgtaaatgTCGTGGACTTCTTCGTACAG CCGCACCATGACGTTCCAACGGTCGGGAATTACATATGCCGCTACTGTCGATTACGTGGACTTCTGGCGCGAACACATGAGATAGAGTACGAATACCCCCACATCTGGGAAGCATGGAagaggaaaaaaataaattga
- the LOC130049491 gene encoding uncharacterized protein LOC130049491 isoform X1 has translation MTSQRRMHWKCGGTLLALIIAIYCFVKYMHSPAIETYSGTVTTCDNLENIFRTEKTQIMDSDLQATPIFPETKTDKCIKTVKWKFLEYFSKAEENGFKHCIRKNAYPKRLLKYYFERLNRNITSKFFSFLKGKSDVVVVEIGGFTGQLLQKLVPITGAKTYAVLEPVPSFFDKLNTHIDMLNLNSIVKTYNFGLGKTYKEISVDIRGDGTSIFQTLPSKKTERIKIVNVVDFFVQVGVGCNTVDLLTINCEGCEFDILETVISTNLIEKFDHIQFQPHHDVPTVGNYICRYCRLRGLLARTHEIEYEYPHIWEAWKRKKIN, from the coding sequence ATGACGTCTCAAAGACGGATGCATTGGAAATGTGGCGGAACTCTTCTGGCTTTGATCATTGCAATTTATTGCTTTGTCAAATATATGCATTCGCCTGCAATTGAAACATATTCAGGAACAGTTACCACGTGTGATAATTTAGAGAATATTTTCAGAACAGAGAAGACCCAGATTATGGACTCAGATTTACAAGCCACACCAATCTTTCCTGAAACGAAAACAGATAAATgcataaaaactgtaaaatggAAATTTCTTGAATACTTTTCAAAAGCGGAAGAAAACGGTTTCAAACACTGTATCCGGAAAAATGCATATCCCAAAAGGTTATTGAAATACTATTTCGAACGTTTAAACAGAAATATCACGTCTAAATTTTTCTCCTTCCTCAAAGGAAAATCCGACGTCGTAGTCGTTGAAATCGGGGGATTCACTGGCCAGCTTTTACAGAAACTGGTACCCATAACTGGAGCGAAGACTTACGCTGTTTTGGAACCAGTTCCTTCTTTTTTTGACAAGTTAAACACGCACATTGATATGTTGAATTTAAATTCAATAGTGAAAACGTACAACTTTGGTCTCGGGAAAACTTACAAAGAAATATCTGTCGATATCCGGGGAGACGGAACTTCCATTTTTCAGACTTTACCATCGAAAAAGACCGAgaggattaagattgtaaatgTCGTGGACTTCTTCGTACAGGTAGGGGTGGGTTGTAATACTGTTGATCTGCTGACCATCAACTGTGAGGGGTGCGAGTTCGATATTTTAGAGACAGTAATATCTACTAATCTTATTGAAAAGTTTGATCACATTCAATTCCAGCCGCACCATGACGTTCCAACGGTCGGGAATTACATATGCCGCTACTGTCGATTACGTGGACTTCTGGCGCGAACACATGAGATAGAGTACGAATACCCCCACATCTGGGAAGCATGGAagaggaaaaaaataaattga